One stretch of Candidatus Binatia bacterium DNA includes these proteins:
- a CDS encoding membrane protein, whose amino-acid sequence MRVRDLMQTEVVTLDGKDRLDLADSLMRLGRIRHMPVVDDGKLVGILSQRDLFRAAISTALHLRPAAEREWLAKIPVREVMTTPVITATPDMPVREAVQLMLEHKIGCLPVVEKGGLVGLVSETDFLRYLAHLLDLWDTKQDLPGLEEPE is encoded by the coding sequence ATGCGCGTGCGGGATTTGATGCAAACAGAGGTCGTGACACTCGACGGAAAAGATCGTCTCGATTTAGCGGATTCGCTGATGCGACTCGGCCGGATCCGCCACATGCCGGTCGTCGACGACGGTAAACTCGTCGGCATCCTTTCCCAACGTGATTTGTTCCGCGCCGCCATTTCCACAGCCTTGCATTTGCGGCCCGCAGCGGAACGGGAGTGGCTCGCGAAAATCCCCGTGCGCGAAGTGATGACGACCCCGGTCATTACGGCAACCCCCGACATGCCTGTACGCGAGGCCGTGCAACTCATGCTCGAACACAAGATCGGTTGTTTGCCAGTGGTCGAAAAAGGGGGGCTGGTTGGCCTAGTGAGCGAGACCGATTTTTTACGCTACCTGGCCCACCTTCTGGACCTGTGGGACACCAAGCAAGATTTGCCCGGGCTCGAGGAGCCCGAATAG
- a CDS encoding sigma-54-dependent Fis family transcriptional regulator, whose protein sequence is MSTTQKTSGEKGRILVAEDEAAVRESLAEVLREEGYDVLAVSDGTAALRALEDSEFDLILSDIRMPGADGLEVLRRSREIAPQTLVLLMTAHATVETAVEAIRRGAQDYLLKPIIFDDLLHKIDHLLTHRRIAWENQLLRSQVERQWDFENLVGRSAAMREVMELVRRVAPTPSTVLITGESGVGKEVVARAIHHFSEYRDRIFLPVNCGAIPETLLESQLFGHMRGSFTGAVANQEGLFQRARGGTIFLDEIADMPVSLQVKILRAIEAKEILPIGASTPLKVEVRIIAATNHDLKKAVDEGRFREDLYYRLNVFNIEIPPLRERREDIPLLVEHFVRLHNRELKKNFKGVDSATMKLLMSLPWKGNVRELDNVIEHAMIIGNGDWITVRDLPRAVQQSAGVTVEIPDTDNLREAVRAFEKAHIQSVLAKCNQEKRQAAQRLGVSLSSLYRKMEELGIPLQADRPLE, encoded by the coding sequence ATGAGTACGACACAAAAGACTTCCGGGGAGAAAGGCCGAATTCTCGTTGCAGAGGACGAAGCTGCGGTGCGCGAGAGCCTTGCCGAGGTTTTGCGCGAGGAGGGCTACGATGTTCTCGCCGTGAGCGACGGCACGGCTGCGTTGCGCGCGCTGGAAGACAGTGAATTTGACTTGATTCTTTCGGACATCCGTATGCCCGGGGCAGATGGGCTAGAGGTCCTGCGCCGCTCGCGGGAAATCGCCCCGCAGACCCTGGTATTGCTAATGACCGCCCACGCCACCGTGGAAACCGCAGTCGAAGCCATCCGTCGCGGCGCGCAAGACTACTTGCTCAAGCCGATCATTTTCGATGACCTGCTGCACAAGATCGATCATCTGTTGACCCACCGCCGCATTGCGTGGGAAAACCAACTGCTGCGCAGTCAGGTCGAGCGCCAATGGGATTTCGAGAATCTCGTTGGGCGCTCGGCCGCGATGCGGGAGGTGATGGAGCTCGTCCGCCGAGTGGCCCCGACACCCAGTACGGTGTTGATTACTGGTGAAAGCGGTGTCGGGAAGGAAGTGGTGGCGCGCGCAATTCATCACTTCAGCGAGTACCGCGACCGCATTTTCCTGCCGGTCAACTGCGGCGCGATTCCGGAGACCCTGTTGGAAAGCCAGCTCTTCGGTCACATGCGGGGTTCGTTCACTGGAGCCGTCGCGAACCAAGAGGGTCTGTTCCAGCGCGCGCGTGGCGGCACGATTTTCCTCGATGAGATTGCCGACATGCCCGTCTCGTTGCAGGTGAAGATTTTGCGGGCGATCGAGGCGAAGGAAATTTTGCCCATTGGGGCCTCCACGCCGCTCAAAGTGGAGGTGCGCATCATCGCCGCGACCAACCACGACTTGAAAAAGGCAGTCGATGAGGGTCGTTTCCGGGAGGACCTGTACTACCGCCTCAACGTATTCAACATCGAAATCCCACCGTTGCGCGAGCGCCGCGAGGATATCCCACTACTCGTGGAACATTTTGTCCGGCTCCACAACCGCGAGCTGAAAAAGAATTTTAAAGGTGTGGATAGTGCCACGATGAAGCTTCTCATGTCCTTGCCCTGGAAGGGAAACGTCCGCGAGCTCGATAACGTGATCGAACATGCCATGATCATCGGCAATGGCGACTGGATCACCGTGCGCGACCTGCCGCGCGCTGTGCAACAAAGCGCGGGAGTTACGGTGGAAATCCCCGATACGGATAATTTGCGAGAAGCGGTGCGTGCTTTTGAAAAGGCGCATATTCAGTCGGTGCTCGCTAAGTGCAACCAGGAGAAGCGGCAAGCGGCCCAACGGCTCGGGGTTTCCCTCTCTTCGCTGTATCGCAAGATGGAGGAACTCGGCATTCCGCTGCAGGCGGACCGTCCGCTCGAGTGA